From Scatophagus argus isolate fScaArg1 chromosome 2, fScaArg1.pri, whole genome shotgun sequence, a single genomic window includes:
- the utp6 gene encoding U3 small nucleolar RNA-associated protein 6 homolog, which yields MAEIVQQRIEERIPELEQLERVGLFTKKEVKSIIKRATALEYKLHRLIVKKEDFIAYVQYEINILELIKKRRAHIHYQFKKEEIEYPIIHRINSVFRRATNKWKDDVQLWLSHVAFCKKWATKGQISKVFSAMLAIHPDKPALWIMAAKSELEDRSSSESARHLFLRALRFHPNNKKVYQEYFRMELLHCEKLRKQKTELEKAEMDLGEYEFSPEILSAKLAEVVYRDATGKIKEAEFVISLLNIAAIFDFTKELQDLILQDLQANYTEDSLTWDFMARRELEAPGAGEELQTAKGRASDINRREERCCQVYEEGVKSLNSEPMWTCYAAFCLERLKRKTNVQELKEQRQERLLGVLQRAHDFSLLKEDYYKNWLQILLSSEDAEGAASVARAATQRYSQSVSAWSLCLQTLTQLGSGDVGRLFQDALTHVNPKESLPLWQLQVQWSVSNQSPKETEAVFKRGVLSAVAAVAMEMKECYLDWSYHTGGYKKARRTFTSLQENRPLSKAFFTKMIQIEKEQETPKMNGLRDYYERALQEFGTSDDDLWLQYIQEELGPLGQPENCGKIHWRAMKFLEGESVERFTSRYTLFQTGHL from the exons ATGGCGGAAATCGTTCAGCAACGGATTGAGGAGAGAATCCCTgagctggagcagctggagagagTGGGGCTGTTCACCAAGAAAGAAGTCAA ATCCATAATCAAAAGAGCAACAGCGCTGGAATACAAGCTTCACAGGTTGATTGTGAAAAAAGAGGACTTCATTGCATACGTTCAG TATGAAATCAACATTTTAGAGCTGATCAAGAAGAGAAGAGCG CACATACATTACCAGTTCAAAAAAGAGGAGATTGAGTACCCCATCATCCATAGAATAAACAGTGTCTTCAGAAGAGCAACAAATAAGTGGAAG GATGATGTGCAGCTGTGGCTCTCACATGTTGCTTTTTGTAAGAAATGG GCCACCAAAGGTCAGATCAGCAAGGTGTTCTCAGCCATGCTTGCTATACACCCCGATAAGCCAG CCCTGTGGATCATGGCAGCCAAGAGTGAGCTGGAGGACAGAAGTTCCTCTGAAAGTGCCAGACACTTGTTTCTGAGGGCCCTGCGCTTCCATCCGAACAACAAGAAAGTCTACCAGGAG TACTTCCGTATGGAGCTGTTGCATTGTGAGAAACTGAGGAAGCAGAAGACAGAGCTGGAGAAAGCTGAGATGGATCTT GGTGAATATGAGTTTTCTCCAGAGATCCTGAGTGCTAAACTGGCTGAGGTCGTGTACAGGGATGCAACAGGGAAAATCAAAG AAGCAGAGTTtgtcatttcacttctgaataTAGCAGCTATCTTTGACTTCACCAAAGAACTCCAGGACCTCATCCTGCAAGA CTTACAGGCTAACTACACAGAAGACAGCCTGACGTGGGATTTCATGGCGAGGAGGGAGCTGGAGGCTCCGGGGGCAGGGGAGGAGCTGCAGACAGCCAAAGGTCGGGCCTCCGATATCAACCGCAGAGAGGAGCGCTGCTGTCAGGTCTACGAAGAGGGAGTCAAGAGCCTTAACTCCG AACCCATGTGGACTTGCTATGCAGCCTTCTGCTTGGAAAGGCTGAAGAGGAAGACCAACGTCCAAGAGCTGAAGGAACAG AggcaggagaggctgctgggagTGCTGCAGCGTGCCCACGACTTCTCACTGCTGAAGGAGGATTATTATAAGAACTGG TTGCAGATCCTGCTCTCATCAGAAGATGCTGAGGGAGCGGCCAGCGTTGCCAGAGCTGCCACGCAGCGTTACAGCCAATCGGTGTCAGCTTGGAGCCTGTGTCTGCAGACACTAACGCAGCTGGGGAGTGGAGACGTGGGCAGGCTATTCCAGGACGCCCTCACACATGTTAATCCTAAG GAGAGTCTTCCTCTTTGGCAGCTGCAGGTCCAGTGGAGCGTGTCCAACCAGAGTCCCAAGGAGACAGAAGCCGTCTTCAAG AGAGGCGTGCTGTCTGCAGTGGcggctgttgccatggagatgaaAGAGTGCTACCTTGATTGGTCGTACCACACCGGAGGCTACAAGAAAGCAAGGAGGACCTTTACAAG CTTACAGGAAAACCGTCCCTTGTCCAAGGCCTTTTTCACCAAAATGATTCAGATCGAGAAGGAACAA gAGACTCCAAAGATGAACGGTTTGAGAGACTACTATGAGAGGGCCCTGCAGGAGTTTGGCACCTCAGATGATG ATCTGTGGCTGCAGTACATCCAGGAGGAGCTGGGGCCTCTCGGGCAGCCGGAGAACTGTGGCAAGATCCACTGGAGAGCCATGAAGTTTCTGGAGGGGGAGAGTGTGGAGAGGTTCACTTCTCGATATACCCTGTTTCAGACTGGACACTTATGA